Proteins encoded together in one Quercus lobata isolate SW786 chromosome 3, ValleyOak3.0 Primary Assembly, whole genome shotgun sequence window:
- the LOC115982610 gene encoding protein BONZAI 3-like isoform X3, translating into MDRKSYSCIPVRDRATIGMLKLKDQEFLGEATCVLSEVVTNQTRSLTLNLHIKNGHTGLRNFGALTIHAEETVASRSCVEMIVHCSHLDNKDLFSKSDPFLRISRIVETGGSVPIFKTEVVNNNLNPIWKPLCLSVQQFGSKDNPLIIECFDFNSSGNHVLIGKLQKSVADLEKLHKERSGANLTLPSSHRGHDKLLKGQLFVNQFYEKQQYSFLDYISSGFELNFMVAVDFTASNGNPRNPDSLHYIDPSGRLNSYQRAILEVGEVIQFYDSDRHFPAWGFGGRTCDGTTSHCFNLNGSAGAFEVEGVEGIMAAYSSALHNVALAGPTLFGQVINKAAQIAGQSISYNSNKYFVLLIITDGVLTDLQETKDALVRASDLPLSILIVGVGGADFTQMEVLDADNGRRLESSTSRVATRDIVQFVPMREVHIGEISMVQALLEELPGQFLTYMRGRDIKPRPLHVAPTSA; encoded by the exons ATGCTAAAATTGAAGGATCAAGAATTTCTTGGAGAGGCCACTTGTGTTCTATCGGAG GTAGTGACTAACCAAACTCGGAGTTTAACCCTAAATCTCCATATCAAAAATGGGCATACGGGCTTGAGGAACTTTGGGGCACTCACTATCCATGCAGAGGAAACAGTTGCTTCGAGGAGTTGTGTTGAGATGATAGTCCATTGTTCCCACTTGGATAACAAGGACCTATTCTCTAAAAGT gatcCTTTTTTAAGAATATCTAGAATCGTTGAGACCGGAGGTTCTGTTCCAATATTCAAGACTGAAGTGGTGAACAACAATTTGAATCCAATTTGGAAACCCCTATGCCTGAGTGTACAACAGTTTGGAAGTAAG GATAACCCATTAATTATTGAGTGCTTTGATTTCAATAGCAGTGGCAATCATGTGCTTATTGG TAAGCTCCAAAAGTCAGTGGCAGACTTGGAAAAACTTCATAAAGAAAGAAGTGGTGCAAATCTCACCTTACCATCTTCTCATCGTGGTCATGATAAG CTTTTGAAGGGACAGCTGTTTGTGAATCAATTTTATGAAAAGCAACAGTATAGCTTTCTGGATTACATTTCTAGTGGATTTGAGCTTAACTTTATGGTTGCTGTTGACTTTACAG ccTCAAATGGAAATCCTCGAAATCCAGATTCTTTACACTACATTGATCCATCTGGTCGGTTGAATTCTTATCAACGG GCTATATTGGAGGTTGGGGAGGTCATTCAGTTTTATGATTCTGATAGGCATTTTCCTGCTTGGGGCTTTGGAGGAAGAACATGTGATGGGACCACATCGCATTGTTTTAACTTGAATGGAAGTGCAGGTGCCTTTGAG GTTGAAGGAGTTGAGGGCATTATGGCTGCTTATTCAAGTGCTCTACATAATGTTGCTCTGGCAGGACCCACTTTATTTGGCCAAGTGATCAACAAAGCTGCACAAATTGCTGGCCAGTCCATCTCCTACAACAGCAACAAGTACTTTGTTTTGCTCATTATTACG GATGGAGTCCTTACAGACctacaagaaacaaaagacGCTCTGGTCAGGGCATCTGATCTTCCACTATCAATTCTCATAGTAGGAGTGGGAGGTGCTGATTTTACGCAAATGGAG GTGCTTGATGCTGACAATGGAAGACGATTAGAAAGCTCTACAAGTCGTGTGGCAACACGTGACATTGTACAATTTGTTCCAATGCGAGAAGTACATA TTGGAGAGATTTCTATGGTTCAGGCTCTATTGGAAGAGCTACCTGGACAGTTTTTGACATACATGCGGGGTAGAGATATCAAGCCACGCCCTCTCCATGTAGCCCCAACGTCTGCTTGA